tcatttgcatttctcatTTTCCGCATATCCCTTCACACTTATGCATGTGCAGTCTTTAATGAGTGCGACTTTGAGCTGAACTCTTGCAGCCCTTCAAGCCATGTTAACCTTCAGAAGCTGAGGTAACACAAAGAGAAGCTAAATTTtggattaatttttaaatccaCTTTTCATCTAACACTTCTTGTTAGTCTCAAAAATGTGCAACACCCAAAAAGTTTGGCACAGTTAATATCAGAttagtaatttattaatgtaGGCTTTAATAAAAAGACTTTATAAacgaaaatgtaaattattggattgcacaaaaaagtaaatacaaataccacttttatttctatttttaggTGATCAGAATTGAACCTTATTGCTACTGGTAATATCTTTATTTACAGCCACGCAtgtaaatctataaaaataaagctcTTTTATAGACTTAAATGTGTGAGTAAAGCACGAGAATGGCATTCAAATCGCTGTATTCACCTTTAGGAAAACTCATCTAATTGTGGGCATTGTGCATTCGAATCCTTTTGTTGTTAACGTGTGTGCCGATTGCTTTGTATGCTGAACGCAGCGTTGAAAATTTGCACAACAAAATCTTCGTAATATAAATGGAAAAGCAAAGAAAGCGggtgaaaaaatgaaaataaacgaTTTTGAAGAGTATATGCAAATAAAGctcagcacaaaaaaaaaaaaaaataacgaaccCCTAACAAGATCTTGCCCAACAAAGCAAAGGGCAAACCAAGAAACAAGGCTACGTGTTTGGCGTCAAAATGGCCGAAacaatgaaatacaaaaaaaaaaaacaccaataacagtaacaacaacagcatgaaGGTATTGCAAGAAAAGGGCGAGACGGTGAGATTGGGAAAAATTAAGGCGAAATGCGTCGCTCAGCGTTAATATTAACTTTTCTGCTCAGTTTCCTTTGCTCTAAACTTTTAGCAAAGTTACGCGCCGCccattttttatgctttgcATTCTTTTCCCCTTCCTTCATTTCCCCGTTCTGAAAAGAAAGATAAAGTAACGGTAGAGACAATGCGCTGCTAAGAACGAGTAAATGggcaaatgttttcattttgttctgTTACcaattttctgtttattttgctggtcatgcataaaatattaaattattagttGTAAAGAGCAGTCGACTTTGGGCtctgataccctgtaaacgaAGTATTGGCTAAGAATGgaagaatttaattttcagataacatattttaaatttgctgaGAAAGAAACTTtagaatacatttttagaaatattattattcttctgATTAAtccatatttttgtttaacttattcctataatttataaataatgagTATTTATTAGTCACACATTCGAATGTAGACCAACTCGAGTTGTTTTTACAaagttcattttgttgttgaacaAAATTCGCTTTGTATGCAAccgcaaataaattaatggaatttcgtggtattttttaaagagGCTCTGCGGTAAATATTCAAAAgcttttgtaaataataatgcaaaacacaaaagtgGAATATAATTTAAGCTGCTTATAACTGTAAATGATGTGTCAAACTGTTGATTATTTACTTAGTAAGTGGCTAATTACAGAGGTTGAAAGTTgttgaataatatataatatgtgaACATAATTACGTACAATCGAAATATTCGTTTCAAAGCagctgaaaatatattttattaatatgaaatccacatgaattttataaaatagtaataaaatttaaaaaatcaattgagacaactattaaattatttaatgcttttaatatactatagagaAAAGCGACTATCTgatctatttttaatatatagatTGGCTACTTATCACGCTCCTTTTGGCTGTTCGCAATGccaagcaaaatgaaaaatgacgCCAAAAATAAGACTAAAATAGTGCGCCGCTAATGGCATTAAAAAGGGGataagaaacgaaaaaaaggcGAATAATAAAATGCACTGCCAAAAGCGAGAGGCGTCAAGAAGCAGCCAGACAATTTGATTAAGTGGCATCTAATGGAGTTCGACTCTGACTCGGTATCTACGACTTATAGCTTTATCTTCAAGTTTATGCCACTAAAAAAGGAGTTCTCTATGCCAAGACATTCATTTTGATTACTTCGCGAATGTGTTTTTGTTCTACGGTAGACAGAATTCTATCAGCGACATCTGTAGAGACTTCAGTTTGCCAATTCGATTGGCGGCGAATGATAAAAGAGCCGTCGAGGACaacaaagtcaaagccaaggCCAGCGAGAACTTGCATCTGCAAAGAAGAATAGAAAATAGTTGAGAAATagttcaaaatttaaaaaatgtatacttaCCTGCATGAAATTTGAACCGCTTGTAGAATTTCCATAGCGCTGATCATAAAGTGGCTCATACGCATTGCTGCTTATGTAGACAGGACAAAGCTGAGGTTGGTCAGTGACAGAGTATCTTACTATATCACCATCTCTGACTGGATTGTCTAGCCAAGCTCTGAAGTTGTTTAACTGCTCTGTTTCAGATTGAGATAATGTAATACTTCCATTGAGATATGGCTTCAAGCGTATCTTAAGATCGGATTTGTGTTTTGGGAGCGTAACATCCTCACCCATTGGTGGAAAATCAGGCAGGCAATATACACTATAACGAGAattgaattgcattaaaaaatagtTAGATCGATTTGCTACTGACCTTTTTTGTGTCTTGAAGGTCGGTTGTAAGTGCACAAATTGCAGAAATTTCACAGCAAGATTTCGCGTAGGCAACATTCCAGGCTCCAGAGCAAGCACATAATAAGTTTGAGCATTGAGACGAGCTACGTTTCTTAGAAGATTTAATGGATACTTAGTGGTTAAGCGATGTTTGGCCAATGTTGTGCCATATTTGGTTTCTTCGTTACTGGATCGCCGACAACTAAATCCCTGAGGACGTTCCGAGCTCATGCGATATAACAATTGTGGCATATGCTTATCGTGGAAGACCAACTGCATGGAGATCCAATGGGGCCAACTTAATGAAAAGACCGTGCAGTACTTTATATAATACAGACTCTCCACTAGCTGTTCATAATCATTCTCGCCCACATAAACAGCTATGCTGATCGGAGCACTCCAGCGAACAAGCAGCCACTTCATATGATTAAAGTCCCGATAGGTGCCGTGTGTGGTAAGTGTGAGACTCATGTTTCCTTTCAAATTTGTCTTGGATCgcataaaattattgtaaatccAATAATCTCCATTCTGTTCTAGCTGTAAATGTGGCCTTTTGAAGTAAATCGAAGGAGCTGACCTCTTAGTTTTGTGCAGCTGAGAGCGTGTTATGAACAATATCAAAACTAATCCAATGGTTGTAATAAACAGTATTTTCAGAAAACCCCTTCTATAAACAGGCAGCATTTTCTAATTAGTTTTCCTTATTTTCAATCGAATTTTCCATGTGTAAAGTATGACATTATTCCAAAGGCAGTTGTGTATCGTTTGTATGAATAGAGTTGAGATAGTGTCATTAActtttaaagaatataaaaagtattatattaattaatttgtcaaTAAATTATGATGTATTATTTGTAGTAAAGATCACATTTTGTTAAAGGTCGATATCGCTCAAAAGCCTCAAATAATAGTATCAGAAATAATCACAGATTTATGTTTGAATAGGATATTGATTACTAtgtaaactattttaattaattagtcCACTCATTTCAATTGACAGATGaacttttgattttctttcaGAATTACAGATTTTAAAAGTCGCtgttataataatatgaaGACTAATTATTTACTATCAGCAAagctatttttattgataaaatgcatggcaaatttttggaatatcCCATTACATTAGTGCATTTActtcaatttttgaaatagttttagGTTAACAGAGTTTAAAGCTcccaaatataataatattgaataatgaTAGATTATGATTAAGGCAAAACACTgtgtttaattttcaaaatgcgACACTTTTGAATcccatttattttaattttcaagagaatctttttattgtgttttagGTTGACAGAGTTTAAATCcaattgtaatattataatatgataaataaTCATAGTCTAGAATTTATGGCATAGAGTTGCCAATTATGTGCAGCAATGGTGGCGTCTAGATAGATAACATTTACCTTGAAATGACTCAAATAAATCATCAGTTCGACTAAAACTCTGTATGCCCGCTTGGAATCACATTGCATGCCTTTCTGTCATCATCCTGGTGGCCATTAATCATGTGGCTACAATCTTTCCATTAGCAAAGCCGTCGCCGTTGAACGCTCAAATAGCTGCCACACTTTATTCGAAGCGTTGTAAAGCGAACATTTTGCAAAAGGCGAAggtaattgcaatttttgcacGGCGGACTTTTATCACTGGCTCGCTTTCACTTTGCATACTTTACGAGTGCTTGGAATGCAGAAGTGTTTGGCATCCAAGTGCAGCAGCATAGCTAACGCTGGcatctttttttaattagacCAATATGAGATGTCCACATAAATTTGTCCATGGAATTTAGATGGCATTCCAGTTTTCGTTTGACGGGGGCTTGAGGATTTTTTATGCTACGCTTCCCCAAACTTAGCGACCATTTATGATTAACATTGGGCAAACATGCAATGCTCGCTGCCTGTCATTAGGGCTGCAGGACTTGTCAAGATTCGCCTCCCTACCTTAAGCTTCTCTTGGCCCGCAGCTCCTGCTTAGACTGGGGCATGGCACTGCTACTCTGGGTAGTTTTCCACACCGTTTTCCGGCCTGCCTGTCTAGCGAACATTTGTCATTTTCTCGACTGACAAGCCAAGCCATGCACATTGGCAAATAGTTAGcctattttctcttttttccactttttctatttttttctatttttttttttttttcttttgcttagCTCGTTATGGTTGTAGGtgtgaaattataaatttgctgAGAATTTATGAGGCTATTTTGCAGTTACCACTAGGCAGCTGGTTATTGCTTTTGGCATGACAAGCAGCTGCCTCTGTGCTGCTTCTATCagcaaattattaatatacatgtatgtatatatttatctaaCAGTTGGTAATGGAAGTgctaaaaatactttgaacAATTCAAATGAACGCAGAAATTGgcgattttattaaaacttttgtttgaatttagtatttttatatctgCTATCCATAGCTTATTATAACTCTGTGCCCAccgaaaatataataaaagacTGAAGGAGGCACCTGTgataccataaagtatatacttttatataagttttttagggaaaacttttgtatggctAAGAACACCTACTGAAAACGGGTCTTACCGGCTTCGGCTGACAATGTGGTAGATTCTGAATGCAGtattacatttacatttattttgttttttttgcggtatattaatgtggtataattttagaatatagtTTTGCTTAAAATCGGTAACAACTATCTTACAGTCGATCAAACTCTACTTGCTTTGATATCtctacccgctacccattttgaataaaaccatAATATTGGggtaatattctcaaaatataccaaaataatataccacaaaaatactaaaaatacttcaaattgtatatgtggtacttcattcaaaatattctatagagtgcaaaatataccagattgtcatccagTAACTAAGCGTTTTCCCATCCAGAAGTatatctttaataacttcaacaatttttatctgatcgcaaccaaattttcaggaatcacaacaaatatagttattattatatataccatgGCAACAAAtaatagctctatctcttatagtctctgagatccagtgattcatacggacagacggacatggctagatcgtcttggcttatgacgctgatcaagaatatatatactttatagtgtCGGAGATGCcgccttctgcctgttacatacatttcctgtttgAACAAAGTTATAACATAATACTCTtctttctaccctatggatagcgggtataaaagtTGTTGTGAAATCGAGAACAAAATCATGAATCAAGTTCATATGATGAACAAAATTTAACCTTGAAgattttaagatcgaaaagctcttaaattaataattaaaacctGTTTTTCAATccaaatttttttctctttgcgtAGTCATCAATTAATTGTCATACATTTCTTAATTGTCATATATAACATAAGCATAAttgtcaataaatttaaatgcaaattatttttccattacgaaggaaatcaataaaatcttttaagaatcaattcatttttttaaataagtattaatttttacttatttgctTGTACCttgattgttttaaattaactttatttttccaaaattcACGCAAAGAATATTCGCGTTTTTTCCATCTGTTAATTGTGAAAGTTATATGCCAACTTTCAGGTGAAATGCGAACAAAAAAAGGGGAaaagtgaatgaaaatgaaactcaGGTGCCTTGTAAAGCCGCAAAAGCTGAAGGCCGTGTGAAAAATagtgagaaaaaaaatttaataaaatgcgcaaaatgttgaaatacaATAAGAACGAATAAAGCGAgttaaatttttggcaaacaatagttgaaatttgtgttgctttaatattcatttaattatggCAGTAAAAATGATCGCatttgttgtacatttttgtgtgcttCACTGGAAATTAGTTAGTTAGTCTAATTAATGACCAACCAAATGGGTTTTTATCATGCACAAATTAGTTGCCTCTCATAATAATGAACTATATGCAGGATAATGCATTTCCGtgccaaagcaaaaaatacaaacagaaaaatagacaacaattcaataaatgcCTCTGGCTGAAAATCATTTCGTTTATATGAAATtacacaaatttgcataaatattgtgTAATCAGAATTCTAACACAAAACGTTTGTCAGTAATTGGGATTTCACAggcaattgaaaacaattactTAACATCCTCTGATAGCTATCGCATTTCCAACCCTCACTATGAGAACCGTCCAAACCTCAGAGACGTGAAGAACAACAATGAAAGTTGAGGTCAAAGCTGACATAATTGGCCTGTTAGCTGTCGGTGTCGGAGCGTGTTAAAGTTTCACCTGGTCGACACGTACATAGGCAACGCTCTTGAGACgttcttaattaattaatgttcaTTAacaactgtaactgtaactcgAGGCAACGCTTTGGACACTTTGGACACAAATCAAATGCTCTGATTGGCCCCAACAAACGGACAAGCGGAGCCAACTTTTGCTCAGTGGAATCTTTTCCAAACTCATTAGGTAACAGCCTCCCAAGAAATCCCAACTGAAATCAGACGTTGTTAATAATGGTTAATTACGTGTTTAATTATGCATGAGCACCGCTCACCACACCGCTGCCATCTTCATTCGAATCCCATCTAGAAGTCGTCCTTTTTTCGCCTCCTTTTCTTCATGAGCCTCTGGCCGAGGGCCTCAACGGAAGTTGACGCTCAAACTCtcgttaataaattatgtaaattgtaGGCGCAACAATCTCTCTTTCTggcaaaaatggaaatttatgcATGGAACTTATCAGAGAGAGGGACTAATGGTTTGGCAAGTGTCTTAAGCTCAAGCGGAAGTCAAGCTCGAGACAGTTATGATTGTCCCctagttgtttttattgaattaaatgcaaattaacaTTCATTATTAAATGGCGCTGCTTGAAGTTTGGCATTTAAAAGTGtcttattaataaaatcataaataaattatgcttCTATCCAAGgaactttatttttaactttaacttgaGAATCTTTTTTGTGAAGCTTTGAAGtcttgttttcatttccttCGAATTTCCCACAACTTTCAACACTTCAGTAACGTGGCTAAACTCAACTGGTCAACTTTTACTTTCGCAGATAAACAAGTTGACCTTCAACTTTGTCAGCAACTGTTTAAGTTCTCGTACAACTTTCCATTCTCGCATTGTTTTCATTACACcttgaatatgaaataaaaacatacaaaaggaaaatagcaaaataaatatcacaatgtatgaaaaaacaaactgcaaatacaaatcaaaaacttCGGTAAGAGTAAGAGTAAGAagtttctatttaattttaattagaaaagtttCCAACTTAAATTCAACTTGCATGATGCATTTTCTTCGCTACGCTTTTCTTTTCCATCtccattttttcttttatgatttttggcgaaatgaaagtaaaacaaaagttCAGGAAATGTCTAAAAGCGAaagtaaaatgaattttaaatctCTGGCTTCAGCATGGATAAAACTGTAACCAAATGAAAGAAAACTGCAACAAAGAAGCAAGAAAAGTTCTTTACATAAATTGAGGCTAAATAGCTTCATCGGCACTTGCAATAATTTCACAACAAACTGAAGATTATTCAGTTtccaacaaataataaagcatATAATTTACATAGCCAACGTTTACATTTCCAAGGTTGTTTTCTGGGGCTTCAAATTTGTTGGCGTTGTCACTGATTTGACTCTCACAGCTCCATTTAAAGGTAAATCCAGTTTGCGCTTGACTGACTCCGGCGCTAAGTTGACCACTCGCATCAACACCTCATCAGGATCAGGAGAGCAATCAGAGTCATCAGTGCAGtgcttttgcttgtttatGTCCGACAATGGATGATGCTGCCGTTGGTCTTCTCAAGTGACAGCACAGTAAAATTGTGCTACCAAAATTGACAATACGTTTGCCGAGTTGCAGCTAGATCTGCTGGCTGCTGACTGTTGGTTGCTGGATAAACGCGGTGGCAAAAAGTGAAGCTGTCCCGGGGCCAACTGTCAACGATAACCGGCAATCGTCCTGGTAAATTGGAACGTCCGACATTCGCAGGGACTCGCCAGTGTCCGTTGggcaaatcaaataacaaatgaTTGTCCCCAGCCGGACTGAGAACTCGGACTGTGATTGGGTAGCGACTGATGAGTGCCAGCCACGCgagaaaatcaaatgaaaaccaagtttcattgttttgttttttttttcttttttgttttttggtgcGCTCCGACATTGAAAAGATTTATTATGTGGACGAatgtttgcattgcatttccattttccatacggcacaagtgaaatatataaaaaaaacatattgatCCTTTCATTGTGATTTCACTTAAGTTAAATTAGCTTAACGCTCAGTTGGGTATTGTGTGAAGaattatgaatttcaatttcaatttcagtttttcgAGTGCCAGATGTGATAAGACTGCTTTTGTTTCAAGCTCCCAGTGAGACACACAAAATTTCTGAGAAATATAAAGCATACCTTTCAGCTGGCCGCTCTTAAATCCAGAAAATTATCTgcgcaaaacaaacaacagcgaCATGAAAAATGGTAAAAGCAAAGCCATAAGCGAGAGCCCACCACATAAAATGGagataaaaatgcaataaaactgCGATGAGGACGCTAAGGAAAGCGAATTGCAGGGGGCTTTCCATGGCTGAGGGCTCCTTCCAAATGCCACCACTGGGTATTGTAATCACTCAGTTGACTTCGCTTTGTCGGGCTGCTCGCTATATGCATGATATGCCACGTTTTATCTAAAGTGTTTGGCTGAAGGGTTTCCGCAACACTTTGCCAGCGAATGCAATAGACGGAGCAGAAGGGCACGGAGCTGGAAGTAGACTTAAAAATGACTTAAAGATTTGGAATTAGTTGAAAGTTGTTGATGGATAATCGAAGtgtattatttacttaattagtCGAGTAAGTAGTGTCAATTaatgaacaacaaataaaaagctaacaatcaataaattaattttattttaatatgcttaCAATAGAAGCATTAATATTAGaaccataaaaaatgtaaattaaggTAATTATGAAGAGTTTTCAGAATTCAGAATTCCACTTTGCTCGACAGTGATAACTCTTACAATAAACCAAATGCATTTacgagaaaataaataaatatatataccaaagactatacttgatatatgaatattctattacttaaaaaatgtttaaaatgcaccatttatttagtaataaaagtttaacgaagaaaattaacaatataaaattattcaatttatatacatgaaaaatgtaacttcacaatttatatacaattcgAAACGTATTatccttttttatttataaaatttatgactcattttaaatattaaaaagttttattcaattagtctcaaagattatttatattgtggTATCAATGTTAATAATTTCCgtttttacttgtttaaagAGAACAATAAAGCCATAAGAATATTAGCTCCCAGTTTAGTAAGGTTATAAGTGCGGTGAGCAATGGCAGTTCAACCCTTTGCTGGTTTGGTTGTGAGAGAAACAGCTCTACAGTTATACAGTTTAGTCAGCAGCTAACTCTGTTTAGAATGCTTTGGAGCATGCAGTGGTCTCATCCATATCACTGACATGTGCTGCGCTCttgctaatttaattaaaatcaacttAAAGCAGCCAGTGGCAGGCGATGCCAACGGGCTGCAGACACCAGACAGTAGACAAAAAGCAGCGGGCTGCGAGCGGCGAGCAGCGTGCaacatgcagcatgcagcaggCAGCATGCAACATTCGTTTGCCTTTTCCCCAGGCCAATTTGTTacgcttttaatttgttaattcatTTGCTACAGCTGCATAGTGAAGCGACGATATGGGAAGGACGTGAATTGTTTCACTATACACGGCACCATGGCATAAATTACTATTTTGGttgacaatttaatattaaattagaaactatttcttattattatttttctaaataacCTTAAAAGTGTTTTCAGAACATTTTAtgcaatataattaataataattatatatacagaTTTGAtgtcaatattaaaatcatcAGCCGTGAAGTCCTGAatgctaatttatttttcttaaatatacaattattatattatatctttataattagaaaaaacaaacatttctaAATCGTAAAATATTGAATCTTTTGAAATAGTTTGATTGACAATTAAATGCGTAGATATAATATTaggttggccaaaaagtcttgcggtatttttattgaattttcaattgttcataaaattgGTTAGAATAATGCGATTTAAGTCAAATATGCGCCGTTTTGTTCGATGACGAGTTCCCAACGAGATGCCAACTTCATAATGCCCCTCTTATAGAAGCTCGCTTTTCTATTGGCAAAAAACTCGGAGAGCCAATTTTCACAGGACTCTCTTGTGGCAATTTCCGACTACCAAGGTCGTTCGCCATGGACAGAAATAGATGGTAATCACTTGGTGCGAGATCCGGACTATACGGTGGATGCAATAGAACCTCCCATCCGAACTCCCGGATTCTGGCGCGTCACCAAAGATGTGTGTGGCCTGGCGTTGTCCTGATGGAAGACAATTCGGCCTTTGTTGACCAAAGATGGCCTCTTCTGCTTGAGTGCTGCATTCAAGCGGTCCAGTTGTTGGCAGTACAGGTCCGAATTGAGCGTTTGGCCATAGGAGAGCAGCTCATAGTGGATGATTCCCTGCCAATCCCACCAAACACACAGAAGAACCTTCCTGGCCGTCAATCCAAGCTTGGCCACCGTCTGGGCAGCTTCACCGCTTTTCGACCACGACCGTCGCTTCACGTTATCGTAAGTGATCCACTTTTCATCGCCAGTCACCATCCGCTTCAAAAACGGGTCGATTTTGTTGCGATTCAGAAGCGATTCGCATGCATCCATACggccaaaaatgtttttttgcgtCAAGTCGTGTGGCACCCATACAtctagctttttttttaatccaaGCTTCTTCAAATGGTTTAAAACGGTTTGATGACTCATGCCAAGCTCTTGGCCGATGCTACGGGTGCTACTATGCCGATCTCTTTCGATCAATCGGCGATTTTATCGCAATTTCGACGACAGGCCTTCCGGACCGTGGCGCATCTTCGACCACCTCCGCACCAGAACGAAACGTTGAAACCATCGTTGTGCggtggaaatggaaactgtATCGGGTCCATAAAActgcacaaattttattggcagCATGAGTTGCATTTTTGCCTTTATCGTAGTAGTACTGTAAAATATGCcgtattttctctttattttgctCCATGTTTGTGACGCTATAACTCACGAACGACTcaagacaaacaacaataaatcaaacacGTGTTAGCGCGGGAAAAGAGCTTTCCAAAAAGGTATCGCATGAACCGATTCGATAAATAGAACTAGAACTACGCGCTTGCAAAGACACCTATCGGAAATACCGCaagactttttggccaacctaatatattattatcataaaatATAGTGTTGTAATGTGttgtcgtatacttaatatttcaagtcaaaaatatttgtatgagCTTTAAAGTTGTATGTTGAGATACTACTGAACAATATCAATACTGGTATGCAATAGTAATACATAAGTTATAAAATAGTGTTTTTatgataaaaagtaaatatttattaatggcaaacaaaatgatttgttttgctttaaaattggTAAATTAGTCCACAGTGCATTGCAGAAGATCTGCAACAAGTGTAGCAAGCCGACATAGAGTTgccacacacccacacatacatacataagcaTCCAGAGAGCGAGTCAGATatacacactcgcatacaaacatacatgcTGTCGCTTATCCCGTATTTGATTTCGTTTGTTTTAACTGCTTTCACTTTTCTATTTACTCCTTTTCTGCGCACtctgaaatgaaaaatggcaaaatgtt
This window of the Drosophila albomicans strain 15112-1751.03 chromosome 2L, ASM965048v2, whole genome shotgun sequence genome carries:
- the LOC117564179 gene encoding beta-1,4-glucuronyltransferase 1-like, with the translated sequence MLPVYRRGFLKILFITTIGLVLILFITRSQLHKTKRSAPSIYFKRPHLQLEQNGDYWIYNNFMRSKTNLKGNMSLTLTTHGTYRDFNHMKWLLVRWSAPISIAVYVGENDYEQLVESLYYIKYCTVFSLSWPHWISMQLVFHDKHMPQLLYRMSSERPQGFSCRRSSNEETKYGTTLAKHRLTTKYPLNLLRNVARLNAQTYYVLALEPGMLPTRNLAVKFLQFVHLQPTFKTQKSVYCLPDFPPMGEDVTLPKHKSDLKIRLKPYLNGSITLSQSETEQLNNFRAWLDNPVRDGDIVRYSVTDQPQLCPVYISSNAYEPLYDQRYGNSTSGSNFMQMQVLAGLGFDFVVLDGSFIIRRQSNWQTEVSTDVADRILSTVEQKHIREVIKMNVLA